One region of Quercus lobata isolate SW786 chromosome 2, ValleyOak3.0 Primary Assembly, whole genome shotgun sequence genomic DNA includes:
- the LOC115975816 gene encoding ubiquitin receptor RAD23c-like: MKIFVKTLKGTHFEIEVKPEDSISDVKKSIETVQGSDVYPAAQQMLIHQGKVLKDGTTLEENKVAENSFVVIMLTKSKVSSSGTSSTAAAPTSQAQPASNSPPTVTNTSPPTVTQPPPASQPPAPTAAPPPSVPEPTPVAAPPASSESDVYGQAASNLVAGSTLETTVQQILDMGGGSWDRDTVVRALRAAFNNPERAVEYLYSGIPEPAEVPQVAQAPVSGQAVNPPAQAPQPAVPASGPNANPLDLFPQGLPAVGSNAGAGTLDFLRNSQQFQALRAMVQANPQILQPMLQELGKQNPHLMRLIQEHQADFLRLINEPVEGEGNLLGQVPSGMPQAVTVTPEEREAIERLEAMGFDRAIVLEVFFACNKNEELAANYLLDHMHEFED, translated from the exons atgaagatcTTCGTGAAGACTCTCAAGGGTACTCACTTCGAGATCGAAGTGAAACCCGAAGACTCG ATTTCTGATGTCAAGAAAAGCATAGAGACAGTTCAGGGTTCTGATGTTTACCCTGCCGCGCAACAGATGCTTATTCATCAGGGGAAAGTTCTTAAGGATGGCACAACGCtagaagaaaataaagttgcGGAGAACAGTTTTGTTGTCATCATGTTAACAAAG AGTAAGGTCTCATCAAGTGGAACCTCAAGTACAGCAGCTGCACCCACAAGCCAG GCTCAACCTGCAAGTAATTCCCCTCCTACTGTGACAAATACTTCCCCTCCTACCGTGACACAACCACCACCTGCTTCTCAACCTCCTGCCCCAACTGCAGCACC GCCCCCTTCTGTCCCTGAACCCACTCCTGTTGCAGCCCCTCCTGCTTC TTCAGAATCAGATGTCTATGGCCAAGCAGCATCAAATCTTGTTGCAGGAAGTACTTTAGAGACTACCGTTCAACAGATTCTAGATATGGGTGGAGGAAGCTGGGACCGAGACACCGTTGTCCGTGCTTTACGTGCTGCTTTTAACAACCCTGAAAGAGCCGTTGAATATCTTTATTCT GGAATTCCTGAGCCAGCTGAAGTTCCTCAAGTTGCTCAAGCTCCTGTTAGCGGGCAGGCAGTCAACCCTCCAGCCCAGGCTCCACAACCAGCAGTACCTGCTAGTGGGCCCAATGCAAACCCACTAGATCTGTTTCCACAG GGCCTTCCTGCTGTGGGTTCAAATGCTGGTGCAGGCACCTTGGATTTCTTACGTAACAGTCAACAG TTCCAAGCCTTGCGAGCTATGGTTCAAGCAAATCCCCAAATATTGCAG CCTATGCTTCAGGAACTAGGAAAGCAAAATCCACACCTAATGCGCCTTATCCAGGAGCATCAGGCTGACTTCTTACGCCTGATAAATGAACCTGTTGAAGGAGAAGG GAACCTACTCGGTCAGGTACCTTCAGGTATGCCACAGGCTGTGACTGTCACACCTGAGGAGCGTGAGGCCATTGAACGT CTTGAAGCAATGGGCTTTGATCGAGCAATTGTATTGGAGGTTTTCTTTGCATGCAACAAGAACGAAGAGCTGGCAGCTAACTATCTCTTAGATCATATGCATGAGTTTGAAGACTGA
- the LOC115978068 gene encoding uncharacterized protein LOC115978068 isoform X2 — translation MGKKLDAFLGKISFKKSKFSNLVNLAVSRIAALEKQHHVRCGQARSDVIQLLNLGHQERALLRVEVVIREQNMLDAYAMIENYFHLLVERVVLIQNNKECPNELKEAISSLVYAASRCGELPELQKIRSMFTSRFGKEFTTRAVELCTNCGVNPKIVKKLSTRRLSLDSKLKMLKEIAPTNEIAMHLKRESSLEEKLDVNQKQKQPEPNKSANLNNPQLQAVIDDLPDELKQDSNISKTMEARKKYGDFGAAAAAEAAFILASQAAAAARAAVELSQPQYKAPDDGSSKSDPQSYRNAALEGKKHINNEFNYDKMHDIENLGSKLAAEKMADNNYSSHVKETGERSRKAEVDKELSASSLSPIGDNMSGRKKTTQILSRNEMLGKERGFVRFSDRNTKNQDTHDRKSNEQKFQTYHKASTIEGESSLESTNHKDFAKQFDLRLSNIGRRPLSSRSRQRRHSATY, via the exons ATGGGTAAGAAATTAGATGCTTTCCTTGGAAAAATTAGCTTCAAGAAGTCAAAGTTCAGCAACCTGGTTAATCTTGCTGTCTCAAGAATTGCTGCACTTGAGAAGCAGCACCATGTCCGCTGTGGCCAAGCCCGCTCTGATGTCATTCAGCTCCTCAACCTTGGTCACCAAGAACGTGCTCTCCTTCGT GTTGAGGTTGTCATCAGGGAGCAAAACATGTTGGATGCATATGCAATGATAGAAAACTACTTCCATCTCTTGGTGGAGAGGGTTGTACTTATTCAAAACAATAA AGAATGTCCTAATGAGCTCAAGGAGGCAATATCAAGCTTGGTCTACGCAGCCTCAAGATGTGGAGAATTGCCAGAACTGCAAAAGATCAGAAGCATGTTCACATCCAGATTTGGGAAGGAATTCACCACACGCGCTGTTGAATTATGCACTAACTGTGGAGTAAATCCTAAG ATTGTAAAAAAACTTTCAACCCGAAGGCTAAGCTTGGACAGCAAACTCAAAATGCTGAAAGAAATTGCTCCCACAAATGAAATCGCTATGCATCTTAAGAGAGAATCATCTTTG GAAGAGAAACTGGATGTGAACCAGAAGCAGAAGCAACCTGAGCCTAACAAATCAGCTAATCTAAATAATCCTCAACTACAAGCAGTCATTGATGATTTGCCTGATGAGCTAAAACAGGATTCAAACATCTCTAAAACTATGGAAGCAAGGAAGAAATACGGAGATTTTGGTGCTGCAGCAGCAGCTGAAGCAGCTTTCATATTGGCAAGTCAAGCAGCAGCAGCTGCAAGAGCTGCTGTGGAACTATCACAACCTCAGTATAAAGCTCCTGATGATGGATCTTCAAAATCTGACCCTCAAAGTTATAGAAATGCCGCTTTGGAGGGCAAGAAGCACATAAACAATGAATTCAATTATGACAAAATGCATGATATTGAAAACTTGGGCTCTAAATTAGCTGCTGAAAAAATGGCAGATAACAATTATAGTAGTCATGTCAAAGAAACTGGAGAGAGAAGCAGGAAAGCTGAAGTAGATAAGGAACTCTCTGCATCAAGTTTGAGCCCAATTGGTGACAACATGAGTGGGAGGAAGAAGACTACACAAATACTGAGCCGAAATGAGATGTTGGGGAAAGAGAGAGGTTTTGTGAGGTTTAGTGATAGGAATACAAAGAATCAGGACACACATGACAGAAAGTCTAATGAGCAGAAATTTCAAACGTATCACAAAGCATCTACCATAGAAGGAGAATCTAGTTTAGAAAGCACAAATCACAAAGATTTCGCAAAGCAATTTGATTTAAGACTTTCAAACATAGGCAGGAGGCCACTTTCATCACGGAGTAGGCAACGAAGGCACTCTGCAACATATTGA
- the LOC115978068 gene encoding uncharacterized protein LOC115978068 isoform X1: MGKKLDAFLGKISFKKSKFSNLVNLAVSRIAALEKQHHVRCGQARSDVIQLLNLGHQERALLRVEVVIREQNMLDAYAMIENYFHLLVERVVLIQNNKECPNELKEAISSLVYAASRCGELPELQKIRSMFTSRFGKEFTTRAVELCTNCGVNPKIVKKLSTRRLSLDSKLKMLKEIAPTNEIAMHLKRESSLVTEEEKLDVNQKQKQPEPNKSANLNNPQLQAVIDDLPDELKQDSNISKTMEARKKYGDFGAAAAAEAAFILASQAAAAARAAVELSQPQYKAPDDGSSKSDPQSYRNAALEGKKHINNEFNYDKMHDIENLGSKLAAEKMADNNYSSHVKETGERSRKAEVDKELSASSLSPIGDNMSGRKKTTQILSRNEMLGKERGFVRFSDRNTKNQDTHDRKSNEQKFQTYHKASTIEGESSLESTNHKDFAKQFDLRLSNIGRRPLSSRSRQRRHSATY, translated from the exons ATGGGTAAGAAATTAGATGCTTTCCTTGGAAAAATTAGCTTCAAGAAGTCAAAGTTCAGCAACCTGGTTAATCTTGCTGTCTCAAGAATTGCTGCACTTGAGAAGCAGCACCATGTCCGCTGTGGCCAAGCCCGCTCTGATGTCATTCAGCTCCTCAACCTTGGTCACCAAGAACGTGCTCTCCTTCGT GTTGAGGTTGTCATCAGGGAGCAAAACATGTTGGATGCATATGCAATGATAGAAAACTACTTCCATCTCTTGGTGGAGAGGGTTGTACTTATTCAAAACAATAA AGAATGTCCTAATGAGCTCAAGGAGGCAATATCAAGCTTGGTCTACGCAGCCTCAAGATGTGGAGAATTGCCAGAACTGCAAAAGATCAGAAGCATGTTCACATCCAGATTTGGGAAGGAATTCACCACACGCGCTGTTGAATTATGCACTAACTGTGGAGTAAATCCTAAG ATTGTAAAAAAACTTTCAACCCGAAGGCTAAGCTTGGACAGCAAACTCAAAATGCTGAAAGAAATTGCTCCCACAAATGAAATCGCTATGCATCTTAAGAGAGAATCATCTTTGGTAACTGAA GAAGAGAAACTGGATGTGAACCAGAAGCAGAAGCAACCTGAGCCTAACAAATCAGCTAATCTAAATAATCCTCAACTACAAGCAGTCATTGATGATTTGCCTGATGAGCTAAAACAGGATTCAAACATCTCTAAAACTATGGAAGCAAGGAAGAAATACGGAGATTTTGGTGCTGCAGCAGCAGCTGAAGCAGCTTTCATATTGGCAAGTCAAGCAGCAGCAGCTGCAAGAGCTGCTGTGGAACTATCACAACCTCAGTATAAAGCTCCTGATGATGGATCTTCAAAATCTGACCCTCAAAGTTATAGAAATGCCGCTTTGGAGGGCAAGAAGCACATAAACAATGAATTCAATTATGACAAAATGCATGATATTGAAAACTTGGGCTCTAAATTAGCTGCTGAAAAAATGGCAGATAACAATTATAGTAGTCATGTCAAAGAAACTGGAGAGAGAAGCAGGAAAGCTGAAGTAGATAAGGAACTCTCTGCATCAAGTTTGAGCCCAATTGGTGACAACATGAGTGGGAGGAAGAAGACTACACAAATACTGAGCCGAAATGAGATGTTGGGGAAAGAGAGAGGTTTTGTGAGGTTTAGTGATAGGAATACAAAGAATCAGGACACACATGACAGAAAGTCTAATGAGCAGAAATTTCAAACGTATCACAAAGCATCTACCATAGAAGGAGAATCTAGTTTAGAAAGCACAAATCACAAAGATTTCGCAAAGCAATTTGATTTAAGACTTTCAAACATAGGCAGGAGGCCACTTTCATCACGGAGTAGGCAACGAAGGCACTCTGCAACATATTGA